AACtttgtttgtaaaaaaatacatgcaaaagagaagaaattttTTGATGTCTAAAACTGAGATGAGGtttctctatttatagccaacaatAGGTTAGAATATGCATGTTCAGAACAGTTTCATCTGTTCAGAATAGGCACGGTGCCTTTTGGGAAGAAAGTGTCTTTTCGGAAGGAACATGTCCTTCCAAAACATTTCCgcgaaatttaaaataaatctcgttttttgttattttagttAATTTCGCAAATTTAATAACAATCAATCACATCATTTgtcgaagccgaagccgagcggCGACGACGATGGGCAACCTCTACTTAACCCTTTATGAGTTAAAAGGAAGTCTTTCATAATATAAGGACAAGacttttcctttcttctacCAATTAGGGAGAAATGACTCTTCAACTTACCTTTATTTGGTTCCCCACATTTCTCAATTCTTCTTTTCCATTCTTTCCCATTCACACTCCACttaaacccaacatgaacattgGCATTCAGGGAGAACATTGACATATTAAGTGAAATGTTTTAACCTGATCCTTCGGCCTATGCCACATCCCATCCAGCCTCCTTACCACGAAGGAAAAGGGAAATGAAACAGGGATGAGACTGCTCTTTATGTACAATAGCTGATATAAAAGTTTTTGCCGATAAATATTGTACCATCTCCAATTTTGGTACTTGTAAAATGTCCTATGCAAGATCAGTAGCCTAAAGTTGGCTATCAGAGGTACTTCTACTACTAACTATGTTAAACAGTGTGAGCAGAGGAACCTTAGAATGCAAAATATAATTGGCTATCAGTAAACTTACATAAGAAGGGAACCTTGATGATTCTCCCATCAGAAAGTTGGCTATCAGAGGTACTTCTATTAGTATCTACGTTACATTATGAAGCACATCTGCTCAATAAACTTACATAACTACATTATGATGATTATCCAACGAGCAAGTACATGTATGTTCTTTCCTTGACGATTCTTTTTGGAATAGTTTGAGAGTATGTCTTTTTATAAATAGGGAAATCATCATCCACATAAGGTGGACCACCTTTGTAATGGAAATGAAAATAGCCTAGCACAAAAGGGAAATGAGAACCTTTCTGGTTGATGCATATCACAAGGATTTTGAGAGGTAAATATCAAGTGAAATAAATTTCAACGGCCAAGCATCAATGCTTCATTTACATTCAGAGGAAGtataatacaaatattatgaagagaaagaaagatgttTAAGAAAAATGAGTAAATCTCTTTTAATAAAGTTGAATCTGTCCAAGGGACATAATCCTTTTCTTCCACTTTATAATAAACTGCTGGTTCTTTGGGGTGATTGAGTGGATTAGTTTCTCTAAGTAGTGGAATTATTAATATTGAAAGTTGGGCAGCAGAATCATGGCATATCTGACTGGCATTAGGGCTTTGAAGCAAAGAAAAGAGGGTTTTTTCTGGCTAAAGGATTTCAGATGATCCACCACAGCGACTAGCGAGAGGTTCAGCAGAGATCAATATCTAAGGAGAAAACTTTAAGTAAATTAACTACGCCTCAATCCAAATAAATTAGGTCGGCTACATGAATTCTCTGTACCAATTCCGCTCTATTCAATTCCGTTATCATAATTAGACTCTTTTAAATCGCTCCTCAACCTACCTTGATATTCCTCTTTATCCGCATTCTAGAAGTTGGCGCAGAAGGAGGCAGGCAAACAATTGTAAGGAAAAAAAATGGCTAGGATTCTGGTGAATGACTGAGTCCCGGAAGTAAAAAGTGTACTAAATGAGTGGAATGCTTCATAGAATCGGCATGTTTCTCCAGCTTTAGCTACAATTCAACGAGATGAAACCTCTCGGAATCATGATATCCACTAATAGAACTGGGAAAAAACGATGAATATTCTGAAATAAAAGTCTATATTAAAGCAATTGGATGCAATCTTACAAGCAGCTAGGGCAAACCTAAAGGTCCTTACCTTTGGTATGCTGTGGATTTGCGTCGTCTTCTTCCATGGAAGCTCTGCTGAATGCTGTAATTCCTTTGCCGGGAAAGGGGAAATTTTGAATTCCCACGCGgtttttttattcctttttattGTAGCCTGAAAGAACTTTCGGGTCTGATCCCACTTCTGTAGTTTTACAGGGTATAGAAATTTCGAACTAGGTTTTATTTCGTAACACTAACTTCCCAAAAATTTCAATATTAGGCATACCTtctcatttaatttatttatttataatttttttctatttaattttaatactaaaatatattatatgttaGATCTTTAATTATTCAATATTGGACCTTAGTCGAAttagaattttgagtttatgagttttagattttaggaaaaagaaagatgaagaaattctataataaattatttatacatattaggtagatttttaaaacaaatacatAATTTGCACCAAAGCTACTGAATTCTGGCTGAACTCGTAATCGAAATGCTAACTCCACTCTTGCGTCCATATTATGTTGATGATGGTCTAGATATTCAGATAAGGTGTTCCACATTCATTAAGAAAATGAATGTGTATGATCTCGGATAATCCTTAATTGTTAACTTGTTATTACAAGTATATTTTGTGTACAAGCAACAacacaattattattttaaaagaaacaaaaaagacTGAATTATAACTTAAAAGAGGAGAGATTAGATTTTGTAGTTGTTATTAGTTCATCTTAAGCAGAGACAATAGTGTGAAGAAGATTACAAACAGAAGTCTATACACAGAAAAGTAGAAGCCAGCTACACATTAACATGTACTAATTCAACATTTTTATTCCCTGCAGATAATCCTCTTGTGGTCCAGCAATCTTTCTCTGAATCCACACGTAATGAAAGCTTAGTACATCAGGCTGTCGTGTTTTAGCTATTCTCATTCCCATTGGCACACAATTTTCTGAGTATTCTTGAAATTGAAGTTGATTAACAAACTCCCATCCATTCTCCTAAACACAAAGCTCTCCACCAAAACATAACAACTAAACTTTCTCCAATACCCATTGTCACTTTCTATTTCTTCTACACCTTCCACTCTTACATCACTCTCTTCTCCATCAAACCATCCCCTTCTTTCTTGTATCCATCTCATTTTCTCAATAACAGCACTATGCAAACCAACTTTCTCCACTGTACATTTATTTCTATATTCCTCTTTCACTCTAAACCAAACAAACCCTCCACTCCCTTCTTCATCTTTTACAGCTTCCGTCCCACTGATTAAAGTTAACAATTTCCTCACACGCGCGTCCACCTCTACGTGTGCTCTGTTTCTTCTTGTTACATTCTCACAAGAAAATATTTGCTCCCACCAACACTTAAGTGTCACTTCATTGAACAATGATTTCTTCATCTGTTCTTTAGTTCTAATTTTCCCCTCTTTTACTAACACACATGGAATATACCATTTGCCAAGAATTACTGGAACTGAACGTTTAGAAGATGCTTGGATGTTTAATTCAGGGGTATCTGAATCTGATGGTTGAGAGGATAATTGGAGGCCTTGAGCTTCTTTCAAATTGACTTTAAGTGAATGGACACTGTTAACGTGCCATCCTTTTTTTCTGAGGAATTTCGGAGGAACGCCATCGTAGGCTACAGATTTAGCATAGAAACCACCAAGGTCATATGGACAAATCTCGAATTGTTGATATGGATCTTTGTGATTAAAAGGCTGTGGGTTTAAATCGTTCATAGAATTGTCAAAGCAACAACTATCCATATCTGCTTCTTTCCAAGAAGTATAGGCCCTCCTACATGAATTGATCGAAATGAACAGTTAATATACAAAGA
The sequence above is a segment of the Solanum dulcamara chromosome 11, daSolDulc1.2, whole genome shotgun sequence genome. Coding sequences within it:
- the LOC129873315 gene encoding uncharacterized protein LOC129873315; this encodes MFATAPRSLYRNFSKALTKFPTNPPTITGYLVLTDEESEEMDTFCWGICKHSSITKLPFPQDRVLKVVHNPEFGEPSVHKVWFLPVLDQPMASSRYYVIKAKGRYKGRAYTSWKEADMDSCCFDNSMNDLNPQPFNHKDPYQQFEICPYDLGGFYAKSVAYDGVPPKFLRKKGWHVNSVHSLKVNLKEAQGLQLSSQPSDSDTPELNIQASSKRSVPVILGKWYIPCVLVKEGKIRTKEQMKKSLFNEVTLKCWWEQIFSCENVTRRNRAHVEVDARVRKLLTLISGTEAVKDEEGSGGFVWFRVKEEYRNKCTVEKVGLHSAVIEKMRWIQERRGWFDGEESDVRVEGVEEIESDNGYWRKFSCYVLVESFVFRRMDGSLLINFNFKNTQKIVCQWE